In one window of Caminicella sporogenes DSM 14501 DNA:
- the ptsG gene encoding glucose-specific PTS transporter subunit IIBC: MSKKAFGVLQQIGKSLMLPVALLPAAGILLAFGNTFQNPVFLAKVPAFNASWIQLVAKVMEQSGGIVFSNLPLLFAVGVAVGLAGGEGVAGIAAVIGYLVMNVTMGILTQALKPEITENIRAFTEVLGIPTLQTGVFGGIIVGILAANMYNKYYSIELPPYLGFFAGKRFVPIVTAFSSLFLGIAMVFIWPTIQGLLNAFSHSMIDTNKTLAAFVFGVVERSLIPFGLHHIFYAPFWFEFGEYMDKAGHLVRGDQAIFFAQLKDNVPLTAGTFMTGKFPFMMFGLPAAALAMYHEAREEHKKYVAGIMASAALTSFLTGITEPIEFTFLFVAPALFAVHAIFAGLSFMTMHILNVKIGMTFSGGVIDFLLFGVLPNRTAWWLVILVGLVFSVIYYFGFRWAIRTFDIKTPGREKDPDVDIDNKVLETGDLAVNVLQALGGKENIKTLDACITRLRVSVHDIGKVNKERLKSLGAAGVLEVGNNIQAIFGPKSDQLKTQIKNVMAGKITSKTNQSSDNNKKSAKIVKGEDLFVSPLTGKVLELKDVPDEVFSNKMMGDGFAIEPEDGEVVSPVNGKITTLFPTKHAIGILADNGREILIHFGIDTVNLKGEGFEALVKQGDTVKAGQPILRVNLKKVKEKAPSVITPVIFTNLSEGEKVVFEAGKKIKAGEKNIVSIK; this comes from the coding sequence ATGTCTAAAAAAGCGTTTGGAGTATTACAACAAATTGGTAAATCATTAATGCTTCCTGTTGCTTTGCTACCTGCTGCCGGAATATTATTAGCTTTTGGTAATACATTTCAAAATCCAGTTTTTCTAGCAAAAGTACCTGCTTTTAATGCAAGCTGGATTCAATTAGTAGCAAAAGTTATGGAACAGTCTGGCGGTATAGTATTTTCTAATCTACCACTTTTATTTGCAGTTGGTGTAGCTGTTGGACTAGCTGGTGGAGAAGGAGTTGCAGGTATAGCTGCAGTAATTGGATATTTAGTTATGAATGTTACAATGGGTATTTTAACTCAAGCATTAAAACCAGAAATAACAGAAAATATTCGTGCATTTACAGAAGTTTTAGGAATTCCTACTTTGCAAACAGGTGTATTTGGCGGTATTATAGTTGGTATTTTGGCTGCTAACATGTATAACAAGTATTATAGCATTGAATTACCTCCATATCTAGGATTTTTTGCAGGAAAGAGATTCGTTCCAATTGTTACAGCATTTTCTTCATTATTTTTAGGTATTGCAATGGTATTTATATGGCCTACAATTCAAGGACTTTTAAATGCATTTTCTCATAGTATGATTGATACAAATAAAACATTAGCTGCATTTGTATTTGGTGTAGTTGAAAGGTCATTGATACCATTTGGATTACATCATATTTTCTATGCACCATTCTGGTTTGAATTTGGAGAATATATGGATAAAGCAGGACATCTTGTACGTGGTGACCAAGCTATATTCTTTGCACAGCTTAAAGACAATGTACCTTTAACAGCTGGTACATTTATGACAGGTAAGTTTCCATTCATGATGTTTGGTTTACCTGCAGCAGCTCTTGCTATGTATCATGAAGCTCGTGAAGAACATAAAAAATATGTTGCAGGTATCATGGCATCAGCAGCACTTACATCATTTTTAACAGGTATTACTGAACCAATTGAATTTACTTTCTTATTTGTAGCACCGGCTTTATTTGCAGTTCATGCGATTTTTGCAGGTTTATCATTTATGACAATGCACATTTTAAATGTTAAAATTGGTATGACATTTTCAGGTGGAGTTATAGACTTTTTACTATTTGGTGTACTTCCTAATCGTACAGCTTGGTGGTTAGTTATATTAGTTGGATTAGTATTTTCAGTAATATACTATTTTGGATTTAGATGGGCAATACGTACATTTGATATAAAAACTCCTGGACGTGAAAAAGACCCAGATGTAGATATTGACAATAAAGTATTGGAAACAGGAGATTTAGCAGTAAATGTATTACAGGCACTTGGCGGAAAAGAAAATATTAAGACATTAGATGCTTGTATAACTCGTTTGCGTGTAAGTGTTCACGATATAGGTAAAGTAAACAAAGAAAGATTAAAAAGCCTTGGTGCTGCTGGAGTTTTAGAAGTTGGTAATAATATACAAGCTATATTTGGACCAAAATCAGATCAGTTAAAAACTCAAATTAAAAATGTAATGGCAGGTAAAATTACAAGTAAAACAAATCAAAGTAGTGACAATAATAAAAAAAGTGCTAAAATAGTTAAAGGTGAAGATTTATTTGTTTCTCCATTAACTGGAAAAGTATTAGAATTAAAAGATGTACCTGATGAAGTATTTTCAAATAAAATGATGGGTGATGGATTTGCAATAGAGCCAGAAGATGGAGAAGTTGTATCTCCAGTGAATGGTAAAATAACAACATTATTCCCAACTAAACATGCAATAGGAATTTTAGCAGATAATGGACGTGAAATATTAATTCACTTTGGAATAGATACAGTAAATCTTAAAGGTGAAGGATTTGAAGCACTTGTTAAGCAGGGAGATACAGTAAAAGCAGGACAGCCTATTCTTCGTGTAAATCTTAAGAAGGTAAAAGAAAAAGCACCTTCAGTAATAACTCCAGTAATCTTTACAAATCTTTCTGAAGGCGAAAAAGTAGTATTTGAGGCAGGTAAAAAAATAAAAGCTGGAGAAAAAAACATAGTTAGTATAAAATAG
- a CDS encoding HPr family phosphocarrier protein: MERTVKILNESGLHARPAALLVKTASQFKSDIKIEFNGNTLNAKSIMNVMSMGLRKDDEIKLIIDGPDAEEAMKALVELIESKFNEA, from the coding sequence ATGGAAAGAACAGTAAAAATATTAAATGAATCAGGGTTACATGCTAGACCAGCAGCATTACTTGTAAAAACAGCATCACAGTTTAAATCTGATATTAAGATTGAATTTAACGGTAATACTTTAAATGCAAAATCTATAATGAATGTAATGAGTATGGGACTTAGAAAAGATGATGAAATAAAACTAATCATAGATGGACCAGATGCTGAAGAAGCAATGAAAGCTTTAGTAGAGCTTATAGAATCTAAATTTAATGAAGCTTAG
- the pstC gene encoding phosphate ABC transporter permease subunit PstC: protein MNIRIYRKIEIIFAFFMKIFTSFSVLLLAFIIFFIVKESFELFQSISICKFIFSDTWRPTSEPFEVGILPMILGSLYVSMLSMVISLPISVGISIFLNIILTKSMRKLMRVIVDLMAGIPSVVYGFWGLLVIVKFFEDKLSFCTGESVLAAGLLLSIMIIPYIVAACDESVKKILDNYKNTSMALGVSKWHMVRYLILPSCLRAVFLASILGFGRALGETMAVMMVIGNSPIYPKLLGRAQTIPGLIALEMGGAEVGSIHYHGLFASGFILMFILFIINAAFYYIRKNYIDDRY from the coding sequence ATGAACATAAGAATATATAGAAAAATAGAGATAATATTTGCTTTCTTTATGAAAATTTTTACTAGTTTTTCTGTATTATTATTAGCGTTTATCATTTTTTTTATTGTAAAAGAAAGTTTTGAGTTATTTCAGAGTATTTCTATTTGTAAATTTATTTTTAGTGATACTTGGAGACCTACTTCAGAGCCTTTTGAAGTTGGAATATTACCTATGATTTTAGGTTCATTATACGTTTCTATGTTATCTATGGTCATATCATTACCAATAAGTGTAGGTATATCAATTTTTTTAAATATAATTCTTACTAAAAGTATGAGGAAATTAATGAGAGTTATAGTAGATTTAATGGCTGGCATTCCATCTGTTGTATATGGTTTTTGGGGTTTATTGGTGATTGTCAAATTTTTTGAGGATAAATTGTCTTTTTGTACAGGAGAATCAGTTCTAGCAGCAGGATTACTTTTATCTATAATGATTATTCCATATATAGTTGCAGCATGTGATGAATCTGTAAAAAAAATACTCGATAATTATAAAAATACTTCTATGGCATTAGGTGTTTCAAAATGGCATATGGTTAGGTATTTGATTTTACCTAGCTGTTTGAGAGCAGTTTTTTTAGCTTCTATTCTCGGATTTGGTAGAGCTTTAGGAGAAACTATGGCAGTCATGATGGTAATAGGAAATAGTCCCATATATCCAAAGTTATTGGGAAGGGCTCAGACTATACCGGGATTAATAGCACTTGAAATGGGTGGAGCTGAAGTAGGAAGTATTCATTATCATGGATTATTTGCTTCAGGATTTATATTGATGTTTATCTTATTTATAATAAATGCTGCGTTTTATTATATTAGAAAAAATTATATTGATGACAGATATTAA
- a CDS encoding BglG family transcription antiterminator: protein MEKYTIKKILSNNVVLVERNKQNLILVGKGIGFGKKKGYVIGNSEIIEEKFISLKGLNEDEYENFLETVDPKIIEISKNIIEMVEEELGEELNPNIYLGFIDHINFAIKRLEEGIEIVNPFLFETKILYPVEYRLAEKAVEILKKDLNIDIPKAEVGFLTLHIYGGRANRSKKEALENSILINKVLEVVEKKIKMKIDKESFICRRFIMHLIGVIDRVLNDKCHRNNLVPKIKDELRYEFSIAYDISKIMEKILKKPVPESEIGYIALHLHKINNLREEIIEN from the coding sequence ATGGAAAAATATACCATAAAGAAGATTTTAAGTAATAATGTAGTATTGGTTGAGAGAAATAAGCAAAATTTAATATTGGTTGGAAAGGGCATCGGTTTTGGGAAGAAAAAGGGTTATGTTATAGGAAATTCTGAAATTATAGAGGAGAAGTTCATATCTTTAAAAGGTTTAAATGAAGATGAATATGAAAACTTTTTAGAAACAGTAGACCCTAAAATTATAGAAATATCTAAAAATATTATTGAAATGGTAGAGGAAGAATTAGGAGAAGAGTTAAATCCAAATATTTATTTAGGATTTATCGACCATATAAATTTTGCAATAAAGAGATTAGAAGAAGGCATTGAAATTGTAAATCCTTTTCTTTTTGAAACGAAGATTTTATATCCTGTAGAATATAGATTAGCTGAAAAGGCAGTAGAAATTTTAAAGAAAGACCTCAATATAGATATACCTAAAGCTGAAGTTGGCTTTTTAACGCTTCATATTTATGGTGGTAGAGCTAATAGGAGTAAAAAGGAAGCATTGGAAAATTCTATACTCATTAATAAGGTTTTAGAGGTTGTTGAAAAGAAAATAAAAATGAAAATAGATAAAGAATCTTTTATATGTAGAAGATTTATTATGCATCTTATAGGTGTTATAGATAGGGTTTTAAATGATAAATGTCATAGAAATAATTTAGTTCCAAAAATTAAAGATGAACTTAGGTATGAATTTTCAATAGCATATGATATATCTAAAATTATGGAAAAAATATTAAAAAAGCCTGTACCTGAAAGTGAAATTGGATATATAGCACTTCATTTGCATAAAATCAATAATTTAAGAGAAGAAATTATTGAGAATTGA
- a CDS encoding phosphate ABC transporter ATP-binding protein — protein sequence MSYILEVKDLKVSFKDKKVLRNINVKFKRNKITAIIGPSGCGKSTFLKTLNCLILEDSEASVYGDIIFNSESILSMEREIVRQKIGMVFQNPTPFPLSIYKNMEYALKFYGVSRKKRHEIINEKLKLTGLYDEIKDSLNKSALKLSGGQQQRLCIARALTVEPEILLLDEPCSALDVKNTLNIEKLLTDIKQKYTIIIVTHNLPQARRIADETLFMLDGEVIEFDDTEKIFKNPSDQRTKEYIFGLFG from the coding sequence TTGAGTTATATATTGGAGGTAAAAGACTTAAAAGTGAGTTTTAAAGATAAAAAGGTATTAAGAAATATTAACGTTAAATTTAAAAGAAATAAGATTACGGCAATTATAGGACCGTCAGGATGTGGAAAGTCGACTTTTTTAAAGACATTAAACTGTTTGATTTTAGAAGATAGTGAAGCGTCGGTATATGGAGATATTATTTTTAATTCAGAGAGTATACTAAGTATGGAAAGAGAAATTGTACGTCAAAAAATTGGCATGGTATTTCAAAATCCAACCCCTTTTCCTTTATCTATATATAAAAATATGGAATATGCACTTAAATTTTATGGAGTTAGTAGGAAAAAACGGCATGAAATTATTAATGAAAAATTAAAACTTACAGGACTGTATGATGAAATAAAAGATTCATTAAATAAAAGTGCATTAAAGCTTTCTGGAGGGCAACAGCAGAGATTATGTATAGCAAGAGCTTTAACAGTCGAACCAGAAATTTTATTGTTAGATGAGCCTTGTTCTGCATTAGATGTAAAAAACACTTTAAATATTGAAAAGTTGCTGACTGATATAAAACAAAAATATACGATTATTATAGTAACACATAATCTTCCGCAAGCTAGAAGGATTGCAGATGAAACATTATTTATGCTCGATGGAGAGGTTATTGAATTTGATGATACAGAAAAAATATTTAAAAATCCTTCTGACCAGAGAACAAAAGAGTATATATTTGGATTATTTGGTTAG
- a CDS encoding PstA family ABC transporter permease, protein MSSKKHLLIKIWTVMSGLLFLTVVIYIFGFIIIKGINSISYRFIIEKPDGFPLGTEGGIFPAIVGSICFTLVAVIFALITAFATSVYIVFYEKNEKVKSFIRFIIGTIAGIPSIVLGLFGYSFLIVYLNLEISILTGGIVLGIMIFPFIEVRFEKSFLEVNRGLIEASYSMGVNKFYTIFNMVLPICYRDMLSAISMAGNLAMGATAPILFTGAVIYAPVPKSLFSPAMALPMHLYILISEGISLKNAYGTALVLLMILLIMNGLPVIFTMWKGED, encoded by the coding sequence ATGAGTAGTAAAAAGCATTTGCTTATAAAAATTTGGACTGTGATGAGTGGATTATTATTTTTAACAGTTGTTATATATATATTCGGATTTATAATTATAAAAGGCATTAATTCAATTAGTTATAGATTTATAATTGAAAAGCCAGATGGTTTTCCACTCGGGACAGAAGGAGGTATTTTTCCAGCTATAGTTGGTAGTATTTGTTTTACTTTAGTTGCAGTTATATTTGCATTGATTACGGCTTTTGCAACTTCAGTGTATATAGTATTTTATGAAAAAAATGAAAAAGTAAAGAGTTTTATTAGATTTATAATAGGAACGATAGCAGGGATTCCATCAATAGTGTTGGGATTATTTGGATATAGTTTTTTAATAGTGTATTTAAATTTAGAGATTTCTATATTAACCGGAGGGATAGTTTTAGGGATAATGATATTTCCATTCATAGAGGTCAGATTTGAAAAAAGTTTTTTAGAAGTTAATAGGGGATTGATAGAAGCTTCTTATTCAATGGGAGTAAATAAGTTTTATACAATCTTTAATATGGTATTACCTATTTGTTATAGAGATATGCTTTCTGCAATTTCTATGGCAGGCAATCTGGCTATGGGAGCTACAGCACCAATCCTCTTTACAGGTGCGGTTATATATGCTCCTGTACCTAAAAGTTTATTTTCACCTGCTATGGCACTGCCAATGCATTTGTATATATTGATAAGCGAAGGCATATCTTTGAAAAATGCATATGGAACTGCATTAGTTTTACTTATGATTCTTCTGATAATGAACGGATTGCCTGTTATTTTTACTATGTGGAAGGGAGAAGATTGA